The following coding sequences are from one Lolium rigidum isolate FL_2022 chromosome 6, APGP_CSIRO_Lrig_0.1, whole genome shotgun sequence window:
- the LOC124659986 gene encoding transcription factor DIVARICATA-like: MMRDAWMEVMPAMDHYASTRGGSGSGWFMPARAWTADENKKFERALAWLDLGSPDWEGVARATGKTVGEVVTHFKDLEVDVLQIESGMVPFPVYAAGGAAAAAAAFTLQWDGGHGGAAGDFRHGYRFGAGCGGGKRHGGRTAEQERKKGVPWTEEEHKLFLLGLKKYGKGDWRNISRNFVQTRTPTQVASHAQKYFIRLSSGGGKDKRRSSIHDITTVHLTDDRPPSPPSSLINQSSAPAPSSAATGQFSLPAGDTKQQQQHSGPFSSPGRTLGVPNYAMGLQDQGLQCGPLHDQLAANRSMLY; this comes from the exons ATGATGAGGGACGCGTGGATGGAGGTGATGCCGGCGATGGACCACTACGCGTCCACCcggggcggcagcggcagcgggtggttcatGCCGGCGCGGGCCTGGACGGCGGACGAGAACAAGAAGTTCGAGCGGGCGCTGGCCTGGCTGGACCTGGGCTCCCCGGACTGGGAGGGGGTGGCGCGCGCCACGGGGAAGACGGTCGGCGAGGTCGTCACCCACTTCAAGGACCTCGAGGTCGACGTCCTCCAGATCGAGTCCGGCATGGTGCCCTTCCCAGTCtacgccgccggcggcgccgcggctgcggcggccgccttCACCCTGCAGTGGGACGGCGGCCATGGGGGAGCGGCCGGCGACTTCCGGCACGGGTACCGGTTCGGcgccggctgcggcggcgggaaGCGGCACGGCGGCCGCACGGCGGAGCAGGAGCGCAAGAAGGGCGTGCCGTGGACCGAGGAGGAGCACAA GTTATTCCTGCTAGGCCTGAAGAAGTACGGCAAAGGGGATTGGAGGAACATCTCGCGCAACTTCGTGCAAACCAGGACGCCGACGCAGGTCGCCAGCCACGCGCAGAAGTACTTCATCAGGCTCAGCTCGGGGGGCGGCAAGGACAAGAGGAGGTCCAGCATCCACGACATTACCACGGTGCACCTCACCGACGACCGACCCCCCTCGCCGCCATCATCCTTGATCAACCAGTCCAGCGCACCGGCTCCAAGTTCCGCAGCAACAGGGCAGTTCTCTCTGCCGGCTGGTGAcaccaagcagcagcagcagcacagcggACCCTTCAGCTCACCGGGACGGACACTCGGGGTGCCGAATTACGCCATGGGTTTGCAAGATCAAGGTCTGCAGTGCGGCCCTCTGCATGATCAGCTGGCCGCGAACCGGAGTATGCTGTACTAG